Proteins encoded within one genomic window of Ottowia sp. SB7-C50:
- a CDS encoding VIT family protein, with product MPRSNHRETHNLHNAGWLRAAVLGANDGLISTAGLVVGMAAAGTELKTLLLTAAAGLTAGAFSMAAGEYVSVSSQADVEKADRATEERELAERPEFELQELTAIYQQRGLSPELAAQVARELTAKDALAAHLRDELGITGHNEARPLQAALASAAAFVVGALLPILIVLLYRGPGLTTALIGATLAMLAVLGAVAARLGGAPMLPGAVRVLFWGALAMGASALIGKLFGAGPIG from the coding sequence ATGCCCCGCTCCAACCACCGCGAAACCCACAACCTGCACAACGCCGGCTGGCTGCGTGCCGCCGTCTTGGGCGCCAACGACGGCCTGATTTCGACCGCCGGCCTGGTGGTCGGCATGGCGGCTGCGGGCACCGAGCTGAAGACGCTGCTGCTCACGGCGGCGGCGGGCCTGACGGCCGGTGCGTTCTCGATGGCGGCGGGCGAATACGTGTCGGTCAGTTCGCAGGCCGACGTCGAAAAGGCCGACCGCGCGACCGAAGAGCGCGAACTGGCCGAGCGGCCCGAATTCGAGCTGCAGGAGCTGACCGCGATCTACCAGCAGCGCGGCCTCTCGCCCGAACTGGCGGCCCAGGTGGCGCGCGAGCTGACCGCCAAGGACGCACTGGCCGCGCACCTGCGCGACGAACTCGGCATCACCGGCCACAACGAGGCGCGCCCGCTGCAGGCGGCGCTGGCCTCGGCGGCGGCCTTCGTCGTCGGCGCGCTGCTGCCGATCCTGATCGTGCTGCTGTACCGCGGCCCCGGCCTGACCACCGCGCTGATCGGCGCCACGCTGGCCATGCTGGCCGTGCTGGGGGCGGTGGCCGCGCGCCTGGGCGGCGCGCCCATGCTGCCGGGCGCCGTGCGCGTGCTGTTCTGGGGCGCGCTGGCCATGGGCGCCTCGGCGCTGATCGGCAAGCTGTTCGGCGCCGGGCCGATCGGCTGA
- the corA gene encoding magnesium/cobalt transporter CorA, giving the protein MLNIFTLSNGRLFQEEIESLESLSNYRPIWVDLDDPTPEEKRWVKQYYGLSIPDDAIDDDIEESARFYEEDNGELHIRSDFLLIDTEDEARQVRVAFILNDANQQLRSHGVLFSIHDEPVPAFRLLRMRARRMPGLLDDAKDVLLALLDGDAEYCADTLEGIYDELEAAGKMVLADDVTDEVAGEVLATIARQEDMNGRIRRNVMDTRRAVSFLMRSRMLDAEQFEEARQIQRDLDSLDSHTTFLFDKINFLMDATVGFININQNKIIKLFSVASVALLPPTLVASSYGMNFKNMPELDWPLGYPFAILLMICSALLPMWYFRRRGWLK; this is encoded by the coding sequence ATGCTCAACATATTCACGCTGTCCAACGGCCGGTTGTTCCAGGAAGAGATCGAGTCGCTCGAAAGCCTGTCGAATTACCGCCCGATCTGGGTCGACCTGGACGACCCGACGCCCGAGGAAAAACGCTGGGTCAAGCAGTACTACGGCCTGTCGATTCCCGACGACGCCATCGACGACGACATCGAGGAATCGGCCCGCTTTTACGAAGAGGACAACGGCGAGCTGCACATCCGCAGCGACTTCCTGCTGATCGACACCGAGGATGAAGCGCGCCAGGTGCGCGTGGCCTTCATCCTGAACGACGCCAACCAGCAGCTGCGCAGCCACGGCGTGCTGTTTTCGATCCACGACGAGCCGGTGCCGGCGTTTCGCCTGCTGCGCATGCGCGCGCGCCGCATGCCCGGCCTGCTGGACGACGCCAAGGACGTGCTGCTGGCCCTGCTGGACGGCGACGCCGAATACTGCGCCGACACACTGGAGGGCATCTACGACGAGCTGGAAGCGGCCGGCAAGATGGTGCTGGCCGACGACGTGACCGACGAAGTCGCCGGCGAAGTGCTGGCCACCATCGCGCGGCAGGAAGACATGAACGGCCGCATCCGCCGCAACGTGATGGACACGCGACGCGCCGTGAGCTTTCTGATGCGCAGCCGCATGCTGGACGCCGAGCAGTTCGAGGAAGCGCGCCAGATCCAGCGCGACCTGGACTCGCTCGACAGCCACACCACCTTCCTGTTCGACAAGATCAACTTCCTGATGGACGCGACGGTCGGTTTCATCAACATCAACCAGAACAAGATCATCAAGCTGTTCTCGGTGGCCAGCGTGGCACTGCTGCCGCCCACGCTGGTGGCCAGCTCCTACGGCATGAACTTCAAGAACATGCCCGAACTGGACTGGCCGCTGGGCTACCCGTTCGCCATCCTGCTGATGATCTGCAGCGCACTGCTGCCGATGTGGTACTTCCGGCGGCGCGGGTGGTTGAAGTGA
- a CDS encoding TerC family protein — protein sequence MEWFGWMSSVEGWVALVTLVGLEIVLGVDNIIFISILVGRLPPEQRNLGRRLGLGFAMLTRIMLLLSITWVMQLTTPLLTVMGRPITGRDLILIGGGLFLLWKSVHEIHESMTPGEDEDGDGMAGKARASFAAIIVQIAIIDIVFSLDSVITAVGMVGDIAIMIIAVVASVAVMMFAAKPIGEFVDDNPTIKILALSFLTVVGILLIAEGFGQHVPKGYVYFGMAFSLAVELLNIRMRRNQQKLRLHKHIPGGAD from the coding sequence ATGGAATGGTTCGGTTGGATGTCGAGCGTAGAGGGCTGGGTCGCCCTCGTCACCCTGGTCGGCCTGGAGATCGTGCTGGGGGTGGACAACATCATCTTCATCTCCATCCTGGTCGGCCGCCTGCCGCCCGAGCAGCGCAACCTGGGCCGGCGCCTGGGCCTGGGCTTTGCGATGCTCACGCGCATCATGCTGCTGCTGTCGATCACCTGGGTGATGCAGCTGACCACGCCGCTGCTGACCGTGATGGGCCGCCCGATCACCGGGCGCGACCTGATCCTGATCGGCGGCGGGCTGTTCCTGCTGTGGAAGAGCGTGCATGAAATCCACGAGTCCATGACGCCGGGCGAGGACGAAGACGGCGACGGCATGGCGGGCAAGGCGCGTGCGTCGTTTGCCGCGATCATCGTGCAGATCGCCATCATCGACATCGTGTTCTCGCTCGACAGCGTGATCACCGCCGTCGGCATGGTGGGCGACATCGCCATCATGATCATCGCGGTGGTGGCCTCGGTGGCGGTGATGATGTTCGCGGCCAAGCCCATTGGCGAATTCGTCGACGACAACCCCACCATCAAGATCCTGGCGCTGTCGTTCCTCACGGTGGTCGGCATCCTGCTGATCGCCGAAGGCTTTGGCCAGCACGTGCCCAAGGGCTACGTGTACTTTGGCATGGCGTTCTCGCTGGCGGTGGAGCTGCTCAACATCCGCATGCGCCGCAACCAGCAGAAGCTGCGCCTGCACAAGCACATCCCGGGCGGCGCCGACTGA
- the hpf gene encoding ribosome hibernation-promoting factor, HPF/YfiA family yields MNLTISGHHLEVTPALRSYVTGKLDRITRHFDQLMDVKVLLTVENQTEKDKRQRAECRIAVKGNDLFAESSHQDLYAAVDDLVDKLDRQVAKHKEKLQSHDRAGVRHMM; encoded by the coding sequence ATGAACTTGACGATCAGCGGACATCACCTCGAAGTCACCCCTGCGCTGCGCAGTTACGTGACGGGCAAGCTGGACCGGATCACCCGGCACTTCGACCAGCTGATGGATGTCAAGGTGCTGCTGACAGTGGAGAACCAGACGGAAAAGGACAAGCGCCAGCGGGCCGAATGCCGCATTGCCGTCAAGGGCAACGACCTGTTTGCCGAAAGCAGCCACCAGGACCTGTATGCCGCCGTCGATGACCTGGTCGATAAGCTGGACCGGCAGGTCGCCAAGCACAAGGAAAAGCTTCAATCCCACGATCGTGCCGGTGTTCGGCACATGATGTAG
- a CDS encoding sulfite exporter TauE/SafE family protein, with translation MEPIATLALLAIAAFGAGVLNAIAGGGTFLTFPALVWAGVPPIAANATSALAVCPGYAGSALGFRAELAALPRALLWREMALSAAGGVAGALLLLVTPAKVFSGIVPWLLLFATALFALGPRLSRWAGGGHGEGLARWRNVGLLAVAVYGGYFNGGLGILLMALYLLCGEQRLNTVNALKNLNSFVLSVVSVIAFAIGGAIVWKHALLMALFATLGGFAGARLAKRLPTPWVRGIVIVTGLVMSALFFARAG, from the coding sequence ATGGAACCCATTGCCACCCTGGCCCTGCTGGCCATCGCCGCGTTCGGCGCGGGCGTGCTGAACGCCATCGCCGGCGGCGGCACCTTCCTGACGTTTCCGGCGCTGGTGTGGGCGGGCGTGCCGCCCATCGCCGCCAACGCCACCAGCGCGCTGGCCGTGTGCCCCGGTTATGCGGGCAGCGCGCTCGGCTTTCGGGCCGAGCTGGCCGCGCTGCCGCGCGCGCTGCTGTGGCGCGAAATGGCGCTCAGCGCCGCCGGCGGCGTGGCCGGTGCCTTGCTGCTGCTGGTGACGCCGGCCAAGGTGTTCTCGGGCATCGTGCCGTGGCTGCTGCTGTTTGCCACCGCGCTGTTCGCGCTGGGGCCGCGCCTGTCGCGCTGGGCGGGCGGCGGGCACGGCGAAGGCCTGGCGCGCTGGCGCAACGTCGGCCTGCTGGCGGTGGCCGTGTACGGCGGCTACTTCAATGGCGGCCTGGGCATCCTGCTGATGGCGCTGTACCTGCTGTGCGGCGAGCAGCGGCTGAACACCGTCAACGCGCTGAAGAACCTCAACTCCTTCGTGCTGTCGGTGGTCTCGGTCATCGCCTTCGCCATCGGCGGCGCCATCGTGTGGAAGCACGCGCTGCTGATGGCGCTGTTCGCCACGCTGGGCGGCTTTGCCGGCGCGCGCCTGGCCAAGCGCCTGCCCACGCCCTGGGTGCGCGGCATCGTGATCGTCACCGGGCTGGTGATGAGCGCGCTGTTTTTCGCGCGGGCCGGATAA
- a CDS encoding NAD(P) transhydrogenase subunit alpha yields MDIVSPTIINLIIFVLAIYVGYHVVWTVTPALHTPLMAVTNAISAIVIVGAMLAAALTEGALGKVMGVAAVALAAVNIFGGFLVTRRMLEMFKKKERPAQADKASAATK; encoded by the coding sequence ATGGACATCGTGTCACCCACCATCATCAACCTGATCATCTTCGTGCTGGCCATTTACGTCGGCTACCACGTCGTCTGGACGGTGACCCCCGCGCTGCACACCCCGCTGATGGCGGTGACCAACGCCATCTCGGCCATCGTCATCGTCGGCGCCATGCTGGCGGCAGCGCTGACCGAAGGCGCCCTGGGCAAGGTGATGGGCGTGGCGGCCGTGGCGCTGGCGGCGGTCAACATCTTCGGCGGCTTCCTGGTGACGCGCCGCATGCTTGAGATGTTCAAGAAAAAAGAGCGTCCAGCGCAGGCTGACAAAGCGTCGGCGGCTACCAAATAA
- a CDS encoding PTS sugar transporter subunit IIA codes for MNRLASILPASQVLVGVEATSKKRAFEEAGLLFENLHGLSRALITDSLFARERLGSTGLGHGVAIPHGRIKGLKAPMAAVLRLAQPIGFDAPDEQPVGLLIFLLVPEAATQKHLEILSEIAELLSDSALRERIKSADAPDELHSLIAHWQSSHVTP; via the coding sequence ATGAACCGTCTAGCCTCCATCCTCCCGGCCTCCCAGGTGCTGGTGGGCGTCGAAGCCACCAGCAAGAAGCGGGCCTTCGAAGAAGCCGGCCTGCTGTTCGAGAACCTGCACGGCCTGTCGCGCGCGCTGATCACCGACAGCCTGTTCGCGCGTGAGCGGCTGGGCTCCACCGGCCTGGGGCACGGCGTGGCCATTCCGCACGGCCGCATCAAGGGCCTGAAGGCGCCCATGGCCGCCGTGCTGCGGCTGGCGCAGCCGATCGGCTTCGACGCGCCGGACGAGCAGCCCGTGGGCCTGCTGATCTTCCTGCTGGTGCCCGAGGCGGCGACGCAGAAGCACCTCGAGATCCTGTCCGAAATCGCCGAGCTGCTGAGCGATTCGGCGCTGCGCGAGCGCATCAAGTCGGCCGACGCGCCGGACGAGCTGCATTCGCTGATCGCTCACTGGCAGTCGTCGCACGTCACGCCTTGA
- a CDS encoding long-chain-fatty-acid--CoA ligase, which produces MTERIWLKHYPEGVPADIDPSQYTSLVGLLDDSFKKFADRTAYSFMGKDVSYAETDEQSRALAGYLQSLGLARGDRVAIMMPNVPQYPAAVAAILRAGYVVVNVNPLYTARELEHQLKDSGSKAIVIIENFAATLQKCIANTPVQHVVLASMGDRLGGLKGAIVNFVVRNVKKMVPAFTLPNAVRYNVAVAKGRSAPLKTPAIGPDDVAVLQYTGGTTGVSKGSTLLHRNLIANVLQSEAWNDPAMKQVPAGEQTTSVCALPLYHIFAFTVNMMLSLRNGGKTILIPNPRDLPAVLKELSKHRFHSFPAVNTLFNGLANHPDFNTVDWSHLKVSVGGGMAVQSAVAKLWLEKTGCPICEGYGLSETSPSATCNPVTSKEFSGTIGVPIPSTYIKILDDDGNEVPLGQPGEIAIKGPQVMAGYWQRPDETAKVMTADGYFKSGDVGIMDERGYTKIVDRKKDMILVSGFNVYPNEIEDVVASMPGVLEVAAVGMPDEKMGEAVKLVLVKKDPALTEDDVRRFCHDNLTGYKRPRTIEFRDELPKTPVGKVLRRELRDPPPAVKAAGVSVN; this is translated from the coding sequence ATGACCGAGCGCATCTGGCTCAAGCACTACCCGGAAGGCGTCCCCGCCGACATCGACCCGTCGCAGTACACGTCGCTCGTCGGCCTGCTCGACGACAGCTTCAAGAAGTTTGCCGACCGCACGGCCTACAGCTTCATGGGCAAGGACGTCAGCTATGCCGAGACCGATGAGCAGAGCCGCGCGCTGGCCGGTTACCTGCAAAGCCTGGGCCTGGCGCGCGGTGACCGCGTGGCCATCATGATGCCCAACGTGCCGCAGTACCCGGCGGCGGTGGCGGCCATCCTGCGCGCCGGCTACGTGGTGGTCAACGTCAACCCGCTCTACACCGCGCGCGAGCTGGAGCACCAGCTGAAGGATTCGGGTTCCAAGGCCATCGTCATCATCGAGAACTTCGCTGCCACGCTGCAGAAGTGCATCGCCAACACGCCCGTGCAGCACGTGGTGCTGGCCAGCATGGGCGACCGCCTGGGCGGGCTGAAGGGCGCGATCGTCAACTTCGTGGTGCGCAACGTCAAGAAGATGGTGCCCGCCTTCACCCTGCCCAACGCGGTGCGCTACAACGTTGCCGTGGCCAAGGGCCGCAGCGCACCCCTCAAGACGCCCGCCATCGGCCCCGACGACGTGGCCGTGCTGCAGTACACCGGCGGCACCACCGGCGTGTCCAAGGGCTCCACGCTGCTGCACCGCAACCTGATCGCCAACGTGCTGCAGTCCGAGGCCTGGAACGACCCGGCGATGAAGCAGGTGCCCGCCGGCGAGCAGACCACCAGCGTCTGCGCGCTGCCGCTCTATCACATCTTCGCCTTCACGGTGAACATGATGCTGAGCCTGCGCAACGGCGGCAAGACCATCCTGATCCCCAACCCGCGCGACCTGCCGGCGGTGCTCAAGGAGCTGTCCAAGCACCGCTTCCACAGCTTCCCGGCGGTCAACACGCTGTTCAACGGGCTGGCCAACCACCCCGACTTCAACACCGTCGACTGGAGCCACCTGAAGGTCTCGGTCGGCGGCGGCATGGCGGTGCAGAGCGCCGTGGCCAAGCTGTGGCTCGAAAAGACCGGCTGCCCGATCTGCGAAGGCTACGGCCTGTCGGAAACCAGCCCGTCGGCCACCTGCAACCCGGTGACGTCCAAGGAATTCAGCGGCACCATCGGCGTGCCCATCCCCAGCACCTACATCAAGATCCTGGACGACGACGGCAACGAGGTGCCGCTGGGACAGCCGGGCGAAATCGCCATCAAGGGCCCGCAGGTCATGGCCGGCTACTGGCAGCGCCCCGACGAGACCGCCAAGGTCATGACGGCCGACGGCTACTTCAAGTCGGGCGACGTCGGCATCATGGACGAGCGCGGCTACACCAAGATCGTCGACCGCAAGAAGGACATGATCCTGGTCAGCGGCTTCAACGTCTACCCCAACGAGATCGAGGACGTGGTGGCCAGCATGCCCGGCGTGCTGGAAGTCGCCGCCGTCGGCATGCCCGACGAGAAGATGGGCGAGGCCGTCAAGCTGGTGCTGGTCAAGAAAGACCCGGCGCTGACCGAGGACGACGTGCGCCGCTTCTGCCACGACAACCTGACCGGCTACAAGCGCCCGCGCACCATCGAATTCCGCGACGAACTGCCCAAGACGCCGGTCGGCAAGGTACTGCGCCGCGAACTGCGCGACCCACCGCCGGCGGTGAAGGCCGCGGGCGTGTCGGTCAACTGA
- a CDS encoding 5'-methylthioadenosine/adenosylhomocysteine nucleosidase: MQQELSAVLARMPDEQRQRAAGRDFWVGHWHGHEVVAVLSRVGKVAAATTAAVLIERFGVDRIVFTGTAGGLGDGVRVGDLVLADGFVQHDMDASPLFPRFEVPLYGRARFDTDAHLSAALCDAARRAVAAPAELVGTRAMAEFGLHAPRVHQGLIVSGDRFVATGAESAALRQALPDALAVEMEGAAVAQVCHDCAIPFAAVRTISDRADDAAHVDFMRFIDQIASHYSAAILESYFRAL, translated from the coding sequence ATGCAGCAGGAGCTGTCCGCCGTGCTGGCGCGCATGCCCGACGAGCAGCGCCAGCGTGCGGCGGGGCGCGACTTCTGGGTCGGGCACTGGCACGGCCACGAGGTGGTGGCGGTGCTGTCGCGCGTCGGCAAGGTGGCCGCGGCCACCACGGCGGCGGTGCTGATCGAGCGCTTTGGCGTTGACCGCATCGTCTTTACCGGCACCGCGGGCGGACTGGGCGACGGCGTGCGCGTGGGCGACCTGGTGCTGGCCGACGGCTTCGTGCAGCACGACATGGATGCGTCGCCGCTTTTTCCGCGCTTCGAGGTGCCGCTGTACGGCCGCGCGCGCTTCGACACCGATGCCCACCTGTCCGCCGCGCTCTGCGACGCCGCGCGTCGCGCCGTGGCCGCGCCGGCCGAACTGGTGGGCACGCGCGCCATGGCTGAATTCGGCCTGCATGCGCCGCGCGTGCACCAGGGCCTGATCGTCAGCGGCGACCGCTTCGTCGCCACCGGCGCCGAAAGCGCCGCACTGCGCCAGGCCCTGCCCGACGCCCTGGCCGTCGAGATGGAAGGTGCCGCGGTGGCGCAGGTCTGCCACGACTGCGCGATCCCCTTTGCCGCCGTGCGCACCATCAGCGACCGCGCTGACGACGCCGCCCACGTCGATTTCATGCGCTTCATCGACCAAATCGCCAGCCACTACAGCGCGGCGATTCTCGAAAGCTATTTCAGAGCGCTATGA
- a CDS encoding NAD(P)(+) transhydrogenase (Re/Si-specific) subunit beta has translation MSMNLVTLLYLIASVCFIQALKGLSHPTTSIRGNLFGMVGMTIAVLTTAALIVKLAGSALGLGWVLLGLVVGGGYGAWRAKTVEMTKMPELVAFFHSMIGLAAVLIAGATVIEPWAFGIADHPVNGVGGQIPGGNRIELALGAFIGAVTFSGSVIAWGKLSGTSKFRLFQGAPVVFPGQHMLNLALGVVALLCLLWFWQTQAALPFALVCLLGFIIGVTLIIPIGGADMPVVVSMLNSYSGWAAAGIGFSLNNSMLIIAGSLVGSSGAILSYIMCKAMNRSFFNVILGGFGGDAAAAAGGAQEQRPVKTGSADDAAFMLSNADSVIIVPGYGLAVARAQHAVKELVDKLTAKGIDVKYAIHPVAGRMPGHMNVLLAEAEVPYDQVHEMEDVNGEFGQADVAIILGANDVVNPAALQKGSPIYGMPILEAYKAKTVIVNKRSMAAGYAGLDNELFYMDKTMMVFGDAKKVVEDIGKAIE, from the coding sequence ATGAGCATGAACCTCGTCACGCTGCTGTACCTGATCGCCAGCGTCTGCTTCATCCAGGCCTTGAAGGGCCTGTCGCATCCCACTACCTCGATCCGCGGCAACCTGTTCGGCATGGTCGGCATGACCATCGCCGTGCTGACCACGGCGGCGCTCATCGTCAAGCTGGCCGGCTCGGCGCTGGGCCTGGGCTGGGTGCTGCTGGGCCTGGTGGTGGGCGGTGGCTATGGCGCCTGGCGCGCCAAGACGGTCGAGATGACCAAGATGCCCGAGCTGGTGGCCTTCTTCCACAGCATGATCGGCCTGGCAGCGGTGCTGATCGCCGGTGCCACGGTGATCGAGCCGTGGGCCTTCGGCATCGCCGACCACCCGGTCAATGGCGTGGGCGGGCAGATTCCGGGCGGCAACCGCATCGAACTGGCGCTGGGCGCCTTCATCGGCGCGGTCACCTTCAGCGGCTCGGTCATCGCCTGGGGCAAGCTGTCGGGCACGTCCAAGTTCCGGCTGTTCCAGGGCGCGCCGGTGGTGTTCCCGGGCCAGCACATGCTCAACCTGGCGCTGGGCGTGGTGGCGCTGCTGTGCCTGCTGTGGTTCTGGCAAACGCAGGCGGCGCTGCCGTTCGCGCTGGTGTGCCTGCTGGGCTTCATCATTGGCGTCACGCTGATCATCCCCATCGGCGGCGCCGACATGCCGGTGGTGGTGTCGATGCTCAACAGCTACTCGGGCTGGGCGGCGGCGGGCATCGGCTTCAGCCTGAACAACAGCATGCTGATCATTGCCGGCTCGCTGGTGGGCAGCTCGGGCGCGATCCTGAGCTACATCATGTGCAAGGCGATGAACCGCTCGTTCTTCAACGTCATCCTGGGCGGCTTCGGCGGCGATGCGGCGGCCGCTGCGGGCGGCGCGCAGGAGCAGCGCCCGGTCAAGACCGGCAGCGCCGACGATGCGGCCTTCATGCTGAGCAACGCCGACAGCGTGATCATCGTGCCCGGCTACGGCCTGGCGGTGGCGCGCGCGCAGCACGCGGTGAAGGAGCTGGTCGACAAGCTGACGGCCAAGGGCATCGACGTGAAATACGCCATCCACCCCGTGGCGGGCCGCATGCCGGGCCACATGAACGTGCTGCTGGCCGAGGCCGAAGTGCCCTACGACCAGGTGCATGAGATGGAAGACGTCAACGGCGAATTCGGCCAGGCCGACGTGGCCATCATCCTGGGCGCCAACGACGTGGTGAACCCCGCCGCGCTGCAAAAGGGCAGCCCGATCTACGGCATGCCGATCCTGGAGGCCTACAAGGCCAAGACGGTGATCGTCAACAAGCGCTCCATGGCCGCCGGCTATGCGGGCCTGGACAACGAGCTGTTCTACATGGACAAGACCATGATGGTGTTTGGCGACGCCAAGAAAGTGGTTGAGGACATCGGCAAGGCCATCGAGTGA
- a CDS encoding NUDIX hydrolase, with protein sequence MNPTRWKPSVTVAAVIAHEGRYLLVEEQTSAGLRLNTPAGHLEPGESPQAGAVREALEETGRAFTPTHLLGVYIAASHDAQGVPTTWLRFAYAGDAGDADPARPLDAGIVRTVWMTPAEIEASQARHRSPLVWRCVQDHLAGRRFALDAVYVDPTAQDGSAFA encoded by the coding sequence ATGAACCCGACCCGATGGAAACCCAGCGTCACCGTGGCCGCCGTCATCGCGCATGAAGGCCGCTACCTGCTGGTGGAAGAGCAGACCAGCGCCGGCCTGCGCCTGAACACGCCCGCCGGCCACCTGGAGCCGGGCGAGTCGCCCCAGGCGGGCGCGGTGCGCGAGGCGCTGGAAGAAACCGGCCGCGCCTTCACGCCCACGCACCTGCTGGGCGTGTACATCGCCGCCTCGCACGACGCGCAGGGCGTGCCCACCACCTGGCTGCGCTTTGCCTATGCCGGCGACGCAGGCGACGCCGACCCCGCGCGGCCGCTGGACGCCGGCATTGTGCGCACGGTGTGGATGACGCCGGCCGAGATCGAGGCCAGCCAGGCGCGCCACCGCAGCCCGCTGGTGTGGCGCTGCGTGCAGGACCACCTGGCCGGCCGCCGCTTCGCGCTGGACGCCGTGTACGTCGACCCGACCGCGCAGGACGGCAGCGCGTTCGCGTGA
- a CDS encoding Re/Si-specific NAD(P)(+) transhydrogenase subunit alpha: MLIGVPAETVAGETRVAVTPETAKKLVGQGHTVRVQAGAGVRASATDDAYRAAGAEITDAAGAFGSEMVLKVRNPTADEIAAMKPGTVLVGMLEPFNADGLQRLAAANLTGFALEAAPRTTRAQSMDVLSSQANIAGYKAVIMAADRYQKFFPMLMTAAGTVKAARVVILGVGVAGLQAIATAKRLGAVIEASDVRPSVKEQIESLGGKFIDVPYETAEEKEAAEGVGGYARPMPQSWLDRQKAEVAKRVAQADVVISTALIPGRAAPVLITEDMVKSMKPGSVIIDMAAGKGAPNPDGTVGGNCPLTEADRTVQKHGVTIVGETNLASMVGADASALYARNVLDFLKLVLPPAAKGEPPATFRIDLEDDIVAATLMAHQGAVTRK, from the coding sequence ATGCTGATTGGCGTTCCCGCCGAAACGGTGGCAGGCGAAACCCGTGTGGCTGTCACGCCTGAAACGGCCAAGAAACTCGTCGGCCAGGGCCACACCGTGCGCGTGCAGGCCGGTGCTGGCGTGCGCGCCAGCGCCACCGACGACGCCTACCGCGCCGCCGGCGCCGAAATCACCGACGCCGCCGGCGCCTTCGGCAGCGAGATGGTGCTGAAGGTGCGCAACCCCACGGCGGACGAAATCGCCGCCATGAAGCCCGGCACGGTGCTGGTGGGCATGCTGGAGCCGTTCAACGCCGACGGCCTGCAGCGCCTGGCGGCGGCCAACCTGACGGGCTTTGCGCTGGAAGCCGCGCCGCGCACCACGCGCGCGCAGAGCATGGACGTGCTGTCCTCGCAGGCCAACATCGCCGGCTACAAGGCCGTGATCATGGCGGCCGACCGCTACCAGAAGTTCTTTCCCATGCTGATGACCGCCGCCGGCACCGTGAAGGCGGCGCGCGTGGTCATCCTGGGCGTGGGCGTGGCCGGCCTGCAGGCGATTGCCACCGCCAAGCGCCTGGGTGCCGTCATCGAGGCCAGCGACGTGCGCCCGAGCGTCAAGGAACAGATCGAATCGCTGGGCGGCAAGTTCATCGACGTGCCGTACGAGACGGCCGAAGAGAAGGAAGCCGCCGAAGGCGTGGGCGGCTACGCGCGCCCCATGCCGCAAAGCTGGCTGGACCGCCAGAAGGCCGAGGTCGCCAAGCGCGTGGCGCAGGCCGACGTGGTGATTTCCACCGCGCTCATCCCCGGCCGCGCGGCGCCGGTGCTGATCACCGAAGACATGGTGAAAAGCATGAAGCCCGGCTCGGTCATCATCGACATGGCGGCCGGCAAGGGCGCGCCCAACCCCGACGGCACGGTGGGCGGCAACTGCCCGCTCACCGAGGCCGACCGCACGGTGCAGAAGCACGGCGTCACCATCGTCGGCGAAACCAACCTGGCGTCGATGGTCGGCGCCGACGCGTCAGCGCTGTACGCGCGCAACGTGCTCGACTTCCTCAAGCTGGTGCTGCCGCCCGCCGCCAAGGGCGAGCCGCCGGCCACGTTCCGCATCGATCTGGAAGACGACATCGTCGCCGCCACGCTGATGGCGCACCAGGGCGCGGTCACGCGCAAGTAA